The following proteins are encoded in a genomic region of Drosophila miranda strain MSH22 chromosome 4, D.miranda_PacBio2.1, whole genome shotgun sequence:
- the LOC108161305 gene encoding odorant receptor 33b-like: MDLSSPVVRSEHIYRTYWLYWRLLGVGGEHLILQILDILITIFVTFWYPIHLIVGLFYETTLGDVCKGLPITAACFFASFKFVCFRWKLEEIRSIEGLLLELDQRALTEEERAFFDRNTQREANFVWKSFIVAYGLSNATAIATVLFGKGHKLLYPAWFPYDVQASEQIYWLSVSYQIAGVSLQILQNLANDSYPPMTFCVVAGHVRLLSMRLNRMGYKRELPKETVVRELVDNIEDHRKLMKIVQLLRSTMHLSQLGQFISSGINISITLVNILFFADNNFAMTYYGVYFVAMLLELFPCCYYGTLISVELNRLTDSIFSSNWVGMDRGYCRTLLIFMQLTLAKVEIKAGGMIGISLNAFFATIRMAYSFFTVAMSLRK, from the exons ATGGACTTATCCTCGCCGGTTGTCAGGAGTGAACACATCTATAGAACCTATTGGCTCTATTGGCGTCTGCTGGGTGTGGGGGGCGAGCACTTGATTCTGCAAATACTCGATATACTAATCACCATCTTTGTGACCTTCTGGTATCCGATTCATCTGATTGTGGGACTGTTCTACGAGACAACATTGGGAGATGTGTGCAAAGGTTTGCCCATCACAGCGGCCTGCTTCTTTGCCAGCTTCAAGTTTGTCTGCTTTCGCTGGAAACTGGAGGAGATCAGGAGCATCGAGGGACTGCTCCTGGAGTTGGATCAGAGGGCTCTGACCGAGGAGGAGCGGGCGTTCTTTGACCGAAACACCCAGCGTGAGGCGAATTTTGTGTGGAAGAGTTTCATTGTCGCCTACGGCCTGTCGAATGCGACGGCCATAGCCACTGTTCTTTTCGGCAAAGGACACAAGCTGCTGTATCCTGCCTGGTTTCCCTATGATGTTCAGGCATCCGAACAGATCTACTGGCTCAGTGTGTCCTACCAAATTGCTGGCGTCAGTCTACAAATTCTACAGAACCTAGCCAACGATTCGTATCCCCCCATGACATTCTGTGTGGTTGCAGGGCATGTGAGACTGCTATCCATGCGATTGAATCGGATGGGTTACAAAAGGGAATTACCGAAGGAGACAGTCGTCAGAGAACTGGTAGACAACATCGAGGATCACAGAAAGCTAATGAA AATCGTGCAACTGCTGCGTAGCACCATGCATCTCTCGCAACTCGGACAATTCATCTCGAGTGGCATCAACATTTCCATCACGCTCGTCAACATTCTGTTCTTTGCGGACAACAATTTCGCGATGACCTACTACGGCGTGTACTTTGTGGCGATGCTGCTGGAGCTCTTCCCCTGCTGCTACTATGGGACCCTGATATCCGTGGAGCTCAATCGACTGACGGACTCCATCTTCTCCAGCAATTGGGTGGGAATGGACCGCGGATACTGTCGCACTCTGCTGATATTCATGCAACTCACTCTGGCGAAGGTGGAGATCAAGGCGGGCGGCATGATTGGCATTAGTTTGAATGCGTTCTTTGCCACCATTCGAATGGCCTACTCCTTCTTCACCGTGGCCATGTCGCTGCGAAAATAA
- the LOC108161577 gene encoding trichohyalin: protein MKRTYLLLCLSLLTCNVAHSSYLRPLESALSQLSKSSSSLHQQLRGDLNGNDGNSEDDDDATTITPNSSEDYDSRPQYSFAYDVRDTLTGDDKRQEEKRDGDLVKGQYSLIEPDGTRRIVEYTADDASGFNAIVSNQRVDEHQQQRISSASSSSSRYSSIEELQSRLTAQAIAEAQSLAEAQQASQLQLEAQSRRESENQARVQAQQLMEQFQQQVQQTAQLRQQQEQQRQQQEQQLRDIQRLQEQREREQREQEQREREQRDRELRERELRDRDLRERELREREQRERDQERRQQQERRQSQRLLERLSGDQQTLLLSQSLPSASQLLGQSVQATVVSHPPTLLSRLPSSSSSSSRTTLLTRDRDLDAWRQLPSARLTIERTSQPQLLLAQPASASVQAQLISGSPLLLDSNLNGLITTRLNGNGGRAGAALSWSNGRRLLNNDLWQLERLDDREDRDSRREENRREENRREENRREENRREENRREETGREDLLLHRDSEELRSGSAERLSKSNSRHNAW, encoded by the exons ATGAAACGG ACCTACTTGTTGCTCTGCCTGAGCCTGCTGACCTGCAATGTGGCCCATTCTTCGTACCTGCGACCCCTGGAATCGGCCCTGAGCCAGCTGAGCAAATCCTCCTCAAGCCTGCATCAGCAGCTCCGCGGGGATCTCAATGGCAACGATGGGAACagcgaggacgacgacgatgcCACCACAATCACGCCCAACTCCAGCGAGGACTACGACAGTCGTCCGCAGTACAGCTTTGCCTACGATGTGCGCGACACCTTGACCGGCGACGATAAGCGGCAGGAGGAGAAGCGGGATGGGGATCTGGTCAAGGGGCAGTACTCCCTGATCGAGCCCGACGGCACGCGACGCATTGTGGAGTACACGGCCGATGATGCCAGCGGCTTCAATGCCATCGTTTCGAATCAGCGTGTGGAtgagcaccagcagcagaggaTCAGCAGCGCCTCCTCGTCCTCCTCTCGGTACAGCAGCATCGAGGAGCTGCAGTCGCGGCTGACCGCCCAAGCGATTGCCGAGGCCCAGAGCCTGGCCGAGGCCCAGCAGGCCAGCCAACTGCAGCTGGAGGCCCAGAGCCGTCGCGAGTCCGAGAACCAGGCCCGAGTCCAGGCCCAGCAGCTGATGGAGCAGTTCCAGCAGCAGGTCCAACAGACGGCACAGCTCCGCCAGCAGCAGGAACAGCAgcgccagcagcaggagcaacaGCTCCGCGATATCCAGCGCCTCCAGGAGCAGCGCGAACGCGAGCAgcgggagcaggagcagcgcGAAAGAGAGCAGCGGGATCGGGAACTGAGAGAGCGTGAGCTTAGGGATCGGGACTTGAGGGAACGCGAGCTAAGGGAGCGGGAGCAGCGCGAGCGGGATCAGGAGCGTCGTCAGCAGCAGGAGCGTCGTCAGAGCCAGCGACTCCTCGAGCGTCTCAGCGGAGACCAGCAGACCTTGCTCCTCTCCCAGAGCCTGCCCAGCGCCAGCCAACTGCTCGGCCAGAGCGTCCAGGCCACCGTCGTATCGCATCCACCCACACTGCTCTCCCGCCTGCCATCCTCATCCTCTTCTTCGTCCCGCACCACTCTGCTGACCCGTGATCGCGATCTGGACGCCTGGCGGCAGTTGCCCAGCGCTCGCCTCACCATTGAACGCACCTCGCAGCCGCAGCTGCTCCTCGCCCAGCCCGCCAGTGCCTCTGTCCAGGCTCAGTTGATCAGTGGATCGCCCCTGCTGCTGGACTCGAATCTGAATGGATTGATAACCACGCGCCTCAACGGGAACGGGGGTCGTGCTGGGGCTGCTTTGAGCTGGTCCAATGGTCGCCGTCTCCTGAACAACGATCTCTGGCAGCTGGAGAGACTGGATGACCGCGAGGACAGGGACAGTCGTCGGGAGGAGAATCGTCGCGAAGAGAACCGCCGAGAGGAGAACCGCCGAGAGGAGAACCGTCGAGAGGAGAACCGTCGAGAGGAGACTGGTCGGGAGGATCTGCTGCTACATCGCGATAGCGAGGAACTGCGCTCTGGCAGCGCCGAACGCCTCAGCAAGAGCAACAGCCGGCACAATGCCTGGTAG
- the LOC108161304 gene encoding odorant receptor 33a-like, producing the protein MASDPPDVRSGHIYRTYWLYWRLLGVEGEYPMRYLLDVILNFFVTIWYPTHLIIGLFQERTIGHVCKNLPFTAESFFCSFKIICFRWRLAEIKKIEQLLIELDQRAVSPEERVFFHKNTRSVAEFISKSYVAAGISATVTGTASVLFSSGRKLIYPAWFPYDVQASALRYWLSFTYQATGATLTILQNMANDSYPPVTFCVVAGHVRLLAMRLSRMGHHDEASKPGNAKKLIENIEDHRKLMQIVRLMHRTLYLSQLGQFISSGINISIVLINILFFAENGFAIIYYVVYFMAMVLELFPSCYYGTLMSMEFDKLPYAIFSSNWLGMGRRYCHTLLVLMQFTLTEVEIKVGGMVGISMNAFFATIRMAYSFFTLAMSFR; encoded by the exons ATGGCGTCGGACCCACCGGATGTCAGGAGTGGACACATCTATAGAACCTACTGGCTCTACTGGCGTCTCCTGGGAGTCGAGGGCGAGTATCCTATGCGATATCTACTCGATGTAATACTCAATTTCTTTGTGACCATTTGGTATCCGACACATCTAATCATTGGCTTGTTCCAAGAGCGGACCATAGGGCATGTGTGCAAGAATCTACCCTTCACAGCGGAAAGTTTCTTCTGCAGCTTTAAAATCATCTGCTTTCGTTGGCGACTGGCAGAGATCAAGAAAATTGAACAATTGCTCATAGAGTTGGATCAGAGAGCCGTAAGTCCAGAGGAGCGTGTATTCTTTCATAAGAATACTCGAAGTGTGGCGGAATTCATATCGAAAAGTTATGTGGCAGCTGGAATATCGGCCACAGTGACGGGAACAGCCTCTGTTTTGTTCAGCAGCGGACGAAAGTTGATATATCCTGCGTGGTTTCCCTACGATGTCCAAGCCTCAGCCCTTAGATATTGGCTTAGTTTTACCTATCAGGCCACTGGAGCGACTCTTACGATTCTGCAGAACATGGCCAATGATTCGTATCCCCCGGTGACATTTTGTGTGGTTGCTGGACACGTGAGACTCTTGGCCATGCGTTTGAGTCGAATGGGACACCACGACGAGGCATCAAAGCCAGGAAATGCAAAAAAACTCATTGAAAATATCGAGGATCACAGGAAGTTAATGCA AATTGTCCGCTTGATGCACAGAACACTGTACCTCTCACAGCTCGGACAATTCATCTCCAGTGGCATCAACATTTCCATTGTCCTCATCAACATACTTTTCTTTGCGGAGAACGGCTTTGCGATTATCTACTATGTGGTTTACTTCATGGCCATGGTACTGGAGCTCTTTCCAAGCTGCTACTACGGCACTTTGATGTCCATGGAGTTCGACAAACTGCCATATGCCATCTTCTCCAGCAATTGGCTTGGAATGGGCCGACGATACTGCCACACTCTGCTCGTACTGATGCAGTTCACGCTTACGGAGGTGGAGATCAAGGTGGGCGGAATGGTCGGCATCAGCATGAACGCATTCTTTGCCACCATTCGAATGGCCTACTCCTTCTTCACCCTGGCAATGTCGTTCCGTTAA
- the LOC108161303 gene encoding odorant receptor 33b-like, with amino-acid sequence MELPSPVIASDYIYRTYWLYWRLLGVEGEHPLRYLLLIMQFFFVTIWYPIHLIVGLICDGTLAEVCRGIPITASCFFSSFKIICFRWKLAEIKKVQQLFMELDQRIATAGERSSFYRETIRVAEFIWKSLLVAAILAIITGTAFGLFRRERKLLYPGWFPYDVYSSDQRFWLSFAYQAAGHSLAILQNLANDSYPPMTFCVLAGHVRLLSMRLSRMGYDLTKPKEIIVRELKDNIEDYRKLMNIVQLLRSTMHLSQLGQFISSGINIAITLVNILFFADNNFAMTYYGVYFMAMLMEIFPSCYYGTLISIELNGLTDSIFSSNWVGMDRGYCRTLLIFMQLTLAKVEIRAGGMIGISLNAFFATIRMAYSFFTLAMSLRK; translated from the exons ATGGAGTTGCCTTCGCCGGTTATCGCGAGTGATTATATCTATAGAACCTACTGGCTCTATTGGCGTCTCTTGGGCGTCGAGGGCGAACATCCACTACGATATCTACTGCTTATTATGCAGTTCTTCTTTGTGACGATTTGGTATCCCATACACCTAATCGTTGGCCTCATTTGCGACGGAACCTTGGCCGAGGTCTGCAGAGGTATCCCCATCACGGCCTCCTGCTTTTTTTCGAGCTTCAAAATCATATGCTTTCGATGGAAATTGGCAGAGATCAAGAAAGTCCAGCAACTGTTTATGGAGTTGGATCAGCGAATCGCCACTGCAGGGGAGCGTTCGTCCTTTTATAGGGAAACAATCCGTGTGGCGGAATTCATTTGGAAAAGCCTTCTCGTGGCCGCCATCTTGGCCATTATAACGGGCACAGCCTTTGGCCTGTTTCGTCGTGAACGAAAGCTGCTATATCCCGGTTGGTTTCCCTACGATGTGTATTCATCGGATCAGCGTTTTTGGCTAAGTTTCGCTTATCAGGCAGCTGGGCATAGTCTGGCGATTCTGCAGAATCTTGCGAATGATTCGTATCCACCGATGACATTTTGTGTGCTGGCTGGACATGTGAGACTCCTATCCATGCGTTTGAGTCGAATGGGATATGATCTCACAAAGCCGAAGGAGATCATTGTCAGAGAATTAAAAGACAACATTGAGGATTATAGAAAGCTAATGAA CATCGTGCAACTGCTGCGTAGCACCATGCACCTCTCGCAACTCGGACAATTCATCTCGAGTGGCATCAACATTGCCATTACGCTCGTCAACATTCTGTTCTTTGCGGACAACAATTTCGCGATGACCTATTATGGCGTGTACTTTATGGCGATGCTAATGGAGATCTTTCCATCCTGCTACTATGGTACCCTGATATCCATAGAGCTCAATGGGCTGACGGACTCCATCTTCTCCAGCAATTGGGTGGGAATGGACCGCGGGTACTGTCGCACTCTGCTGATATTCATGCAACTCACGCTGGCGAAGGTAGAGATCAGGGCGGGCGGCATGATTGGCATTAGTTTGAATGCGTTCTTTGCCACCATTCGAATGGCCTACTCTTTCTTCACCCTGGCCATGTCGCTGCGAAAATGA
- the LOC108161306 gene encoding odorant receptor 33c, which yields MAAVIDSVRVYQPFWWCMRLMAPTFFGATQRPVQIYVGLLHLLVTFLFPVHLLVNLALQPTSAELFQNLSISMTCAACSLKHVAHLYHLQEIVEIQKLLIELDGYVDSEEEHRYYVDHLQCQARRFTRCLYASFVVIYFLFLLNLMILIASEDRMLVYPAYFPFDWQGNGYLYAIAVGYQSICLVLEGIQGVSNDTFSPLTLCFLGGHIHMWGLRMQKLGYEEEDEESPSVNHHQQLWNYIEQHKILMRLHRLTRHTVSLAQLVQLGCSGASLCIIVCYVLFFVRDIITLLYYMIFIAVICVQLFPACYFASVVAEEMQSFPYAIFSSKWYEESREHRRDLLIFTQLTLVGRSRVIKAGGLIELNLSAFFVTLKTAYSLFALVVQVKDI from the exons ATGGCCGCCGTCATCGATAGTGTTCGTGTCTATCAGCCGTTCTGGTGGTGCATGCGTTTGATGGCACCCACATTCTTCGGGGCCACGCAACGTCCTGTCCAGATCTACGTGGGGCTGCTGCATCTGCTCGTGACGTTCCTGTTTCCGGTGCATCTGCTGGTCAATCTGGCTCTGCAGCCCACCTCCGCTGAGCTCTTCCAGAACCTCTCCATTTCGATGACTTGCGCGGCCTGCAGCCTCAAGCATGTGGCCCATCTGTACCATCTGCAGGAGATTGTGGAAATCCAGAAGCTGCTCATCGAATTGGACGGATACGTGGACAGCGAGGAGGAGCATCGCTACTACGTGGATCACTTGCAGTGCCAGGCGCGACGGTTCACGCGGTGTCTGTACGCCAGCTTTGTCGTCATCTACTTTCTGTTTCTGCTCAACCTAATGATTCTGATTGCCTCCGAGGATCGGATGCTGGTGTATCCCGCTTATTTCCCGTTCGACTGGCAGGGGAAtggatatctgtatgccatCGCAGTTGGATATCAGAGCATCTGCTTAGTGCTGGAGGGCATTCAGGGTGTATCCAATGACACCTTTAGTCCACTGACGCTTTGCTTTTTGGGCGGTCACATCCATATGTGGGGCCTACGGATGCAAAAACTGGGATACGAAGAGGAGGACGAGGAGTCTCCTAGTGTtaatcatcatcagcagctcTGGAACTACATAGAACAGCACAAAATACTGATGAG GCTCCATCGTCTAACGCGACACACCGTGAGTCTCGCCCAGCTCGTTCAATTGGGTTGCTCTGGGGCCAGTCTCTGCATCATTGTGTGCTATGTCCTGTTCTTCGTCAGGGACATCATCACACTGCTCTACTACATGATATTCATTGCCGTGATCTGCGTTCAGCTGTTTCCCGCCTGCTACTTCGCCAGCGTGGTCGCCGAAGAGATGCAAAGTTTTCCCTATGCCATATTCTCCAGCAAATGGTATGAGGAGTCGCGGGAGCATCGCCGTGACCTGCTCATCTTCACGCAACTCACGCTGGTCGGCCGGAGTCGTGTGATTAAGGCTGGGGGCCTCATTGAACTCAATTTGAGTGCCTTCTTCGTCACCCTCAAGACGGCCTACTCCCTCTTCGCGCTCGTtgttcaggtgaaagatatctAG